A region of Thiofilum sp. DNA encodes the following proteins:
- a CDS encoding CHAT domain-containing protein: protein MQHTILVLAANPTDTKPLRLDQEVRDIREGLQRAQQRDAFKLETRHALRAQDLRRALLEVKPTIVHFSGHGEGLLGLMLEDPTGKAQAIPNEALGSLLSLFKDKIQCVLLNACYSRVQAEVITQYIPYVIGMSEAISDKAALEYAVAFYDALGAGESFEFAHQLGVTAIGLAGIKGAEIPVLLTNTALLKPVVAEPVTRGASTSSLSVRNHELLLKKLELLQRQRIMETRVEEQMRLDWVIEETQKLLS, encoded by the coding sequence ATGCAGCATACAATTCTAGTTCTCGCCGCTAATCCTACCGACACTAAACCACTGCGCCTTGATCAAGAGGTGCGCGATATTCGAGAAGGCTTGCAACGCGCTCAACAACGTGATGCTTTTAAGTTAGAAACACGCCATGCGTTACGTGCTCAGGATTTACGCCGTGCTTTATTAGAAGTGAAACCCACCATTGTGCATTTTAGTGGGCATGGTGAGGGCTTATTAGGCTTAATGCTTGAGGATCCAACGGGCAAAGCCCAAGCTATTCCTAATGAGGCCTTAGGTAGTTTGTTGAGTTTGTTTAAAGATAAGATTCAGTGTGTGCTACTCAATGCATGTTATAGCCGTGTGCAAGCGGAGGTAATCACTCAATATATTCCCTATGTCATAGGCATGTCAGAGGCTATTTCCGATAAGGCGGCACTGGAATATGCCGTAGCCTTTTATGATGCATTAGGAGCTGGAGAGTCATTTGAGTTTGCACATCAATTGGGGGTGACAGCAATTGGTTTGGCGGGGATCAAAGGGGCGGAGATTCCAGTGCTGCTAACTAATACAGCGTTATTAAAACCTGTTGTGGCAGAGCCAGTGACTAGGGGGGCGAGTACTTCTAGCTTATCGGTGCGTAATCATGAATTGCTGCTTAAGAAACTGGAGCTATTGCAGCGGCAACGAATTATGGAGACGCGTGTGGAGGAGCAAATGCGGCTAGATTGGGTAATTGAGGAAACGCAGAAGCTATTGAGCTAG
- a CDS encoding SUMF1/EgtB/PvdO family nonheme iron enzyme: MSDNPKPKPIQILEEKLDRLQRQRALETRVEEQMRLDAVIEDTQQQLVKAHQRLAISVFSIFGKKLAMGVGIFSGVAGGYFAYQQWVQLPLLPEMVAIPSGAFVMGCLEPRDLVKGIVKRCFEHEKHLAKPIEVRGFQLSSTEITFFQWDACVAEGGCNGYTPADHGWGRGSHPVINVSWLDTKDYLRWLSSKTGKRYRLPTEIEWEYAARAGEWEKNAYSWGSEPPACDSNAKNGARFDGAQGKSCSIEGKESGTAKVASYKPNAYGLYDMHGNVWEWCADPYIEYGKQVNTLVNPEQTAYVLRGGSWVRGAEMLRSAYRYTAWASERSDGVGFRVALDIE; the protein is encoded by the coding sequence ATGTCGGATAACCCCAAGCCTAAACCCATTCAGATTCTCGAAGAAAAATTAGATCGTTTACAGAGACAGCGTGCGCTAGAAACTCGTGTTGAGGAGCAGATGCGGCTAGATGCTGTTATTGAAGATACTCAACAACAATTGGTTAAAGCCCATCAGCGCCTAGCTATTTCAGTGTTTTCGATCTTTGGGAAAAAACTAGCTATGGGTGTGGGTATTTTTAGTGGGGTCGCTGGAGGATACTTCGCCTATCAGCAATGGGTACAACTTCCTCTACTTCCGGAAATGGTCGCTATACCAAGTGGTGCATTTGTGATGGGGTGTCTAGAGCCACGCGATCTAGTAAAGGGTATCGTAAAGCGCTGTTTTGAGCATGAAAAACACTTGGCTAAACCTATTGAAGTGCGTGGTTTTCAGTTATCTAGTACCGAGATCACTTTTTTTCAATGGGATGCGTGTGTTGCTGAGGGTGGATGTAATGGCTACACACCTGCTGATCATGGTTGGGGGCGCGGTTCACATCCTGTTATCAATGTCAGTTGGTTGGATACTAAGGATTATTTGCGTTGGCTTAGCAGCAAAACAGGTAAGCGCTATCGTTTGCCAACAGAAATTGAATGGGAGTACGCCGCACGAGCAGGTGAGTGGGAAAAGAATGCTTATTCTTGGGGAAGTGAGCCGCCCGCTTGTGATTCTAATGCCAAAAATGGCGCTCGTTTTGATGGTGCTCAGGGTAAATCATGCTCAATAGAAGGTAAGGAGTCGGGTACTGCTAAGGTCGCTTCCTATAAGCCTAATGCATATGGTTTGTACGATATGCACGGTAATGTATGGGAGTGGTGTGCTGATCCTTATATAGAGTATGGCAAGCAGGTTAATACCTTAGTTAATCCAGAACAAACCGCTTATGTATTGCGTGGCGGCTCATGGGTTAGGGGAGCTGAAATGCTCAGATCAGCCTATCGCTATACTGCATGGGCTTCAGAGCGCAGTGATGGGGTAGGTTTTCGTGTGGCTTTGGATATTGAGTAA
- a CDS encoding caspase family protein: MSHAIKSLDIVRLLLPKLFLSSLVLSLLVTPYFSYAENTTPESKVSNGVVIDTSGKRFALIIGNSDYSEKSLINPKHDAEDMAKALKELGFEEPKVLYDATRSQILNALEDIKLLLLENPNSIVVYYFAGHGLQVDGVNYLLPIGSDYASKIMLENGDGIKLDTVLSSLKEGQPKAGIVILDACRDNPYKAKLEQGARSAKIAQGLGEISFPSGFWVAYSASPGTIALDGDSGQRNSPYATALLKHLRTPEIDLADIFDLVRRDVEVSTNFKQLPREIKGLSGRLYFAGLPKAKKLFGESTKAQIAELLIKAQKNPKELINLQELLVAEGAMSVSSADPQMQAVSIATQQVSDNTEQKALAQAMDVYLSSNKSSVEQLESLSNQGNVFAGMMLEWGYRGGAAGFDKNSDRADHYLVQSQEAYKKLETLKHLNDPIVDSWIANQYRGSDNYEQQALAIPILEKAAEKGFGYAQYALGVMYEYGRGVEKSEEEATKWYKKASNQQLAYAQNNLGWFYESGKGGLEKDEKKALDLYEAAVKQGYAQAQNNLGAFYAKGKGGLDKDEKKALDLYQKAANQNNSDAQNNLGRFHASGKAGLEKNEEKARQLYEASAQQGNIDAQVNLALMHAKGEGGLKKDEKLAINLLKALVDKDIARAQLELGFAYERALYGLPKNEEKAVELYKKSANQGYANAQNNLGWFYASGKGGLEKNEKKALELYQKAADQGNAMAQANLGEFYEYGKAELKKDELKALELYRKSASQENEKGQVSLAWFFEDDKAGLEKDEKQALNWYKKAADQGNARAQRAIGWAYRYGKLGLKPDSLQALDLFQKAADQNDARAIYELGLMHEEGEGVSENASKAIELYTEAANLGSSSAQLKLGTIYDYGTTGVKENLDTAKKWYKLAADQNNNVAQNNLGILYYRKELNKEDAIMWLKKAAEAGNISSQNSLAIIYEEQGDIDSAMEWYLKAKKLGDSYAGDNLQRLIDSQSKPVIKEVVRTVVDCSSGNCDKKREVVKAPEAATPQDYTHTHPAVPGCTGATTHAHPYTDPNHTHNYKCR; this comes from the coding sequence ATGAGTCATGCAATAAAATCCTTGGATATAGTTCGTTTGTTGTTACCTAAACTATTTTTATCCAGCCTAGTATTATCTTTATTAGTCACACCTTATTTTAGCTATGCAGAAAATACTACTCCAGAAAGTAAAGTGAGTAATGGTGTTGTTATTGATACGTCTGGAAAACGTTTTGCCTTAATAATTGGTAATAGTGATTATAGTGAAAAATCGTTGATTAATCCTAAGCATGATGCGGAGGATATGGCAAAGGCTCTAAAAGAGCTTGGGTTTGAGGAGCCTAAGGTACTCTATGATGCAACCCGCTCTCAAATACTAAATGCTTTAGAGGATATTAAGCTTCTTTTATTAGAAAACCCTAATAGCATAGTGGTTTATTATTTTGCGGGTCATGGTTTGCAAGTTGATGGTGTGAATTACTTATTACCGATTGGTAGTGACTACGCTTCTAAGATAATGTTGGAGAATGGTGACGGTATTAAATTAGATACAGTATTAAGCTCTTTAAAAGAGGGTCAGCCTAAAGCGGGTATTGTTATTTTAGATGCATGTCGTGATAACCCATATAAAGCAAAGTTAGAGCAAGGAGCTCGTAGTGCTAAAATAGCACAAGGACTGGGTGAGATTAGTTTTCCTTCGGGGTTTTGGGTAGCGTATTCGGCTTCACCTGGAACGATAGCTTTAGATGGTGATAGTGGGCAACGTAATAGTCCTTATGCCACTGCTTTATTAAAACATCTGCGTACCCCAGAGATCGATTTAGCTGATATTTTTGATTTAGTAAGGAGAGATGTTGAAGTGTCAACGAACTTCAAGCAGTTACCTCGTGAAATTAAAGGGTTGTCAGGTCGACTATATTTTGCAGGATTGCCTAAGGCTAAAAAACTATTCGGGGAATCTACCAAAGCACAAATAGCAGAGCTATTAATCAAGGCCCAGAAAAATCCAAAAGAGTTAATTAATTTGCAAGAGCTTTTAGTTGCCGAAGGTGCTATGTCTGTATCTAGTGCAGATCCACAAATGCAAGCTGTTAGTATTGCTACACAACAAGTGAGCGATAATACTGAACAAAAAGCTTTAGCCCAAGCTATGGATGTTTATCTTAGTTCTAATAAAAGCTCTGTGGAGCAATTAGAGAGTTTAAGCAATCAAGGTAATGTGTTTGCAGGTATGATGTTAGAATGGGGTTATCGAGGGGGGGCAGCAGGATTTGATAAGAATTCTGATAGAGCTGATCATTATTTAGTACAGAGTCAGGAAGCCTATAAAAAATTAGAGACCTTAAAGCACTTAAATGACCCGATTGTAGATAGCTGGATAGCCAATCAATATCGAGGATCAGATAACTATGAGCAGCAGGCTTTAGCTATACCTATTTTAGAGAAAGCAGCTGAAAAAGGTTTTGGTTACGCCCAATATGCCTTAGGTGTTATGTATGAATATGGAAGAGGAGTGGAGAAATCCGAGGAGGAGGCTACTAAGTGGTATAAAAAGGCTTCAAATCAACAGCTAGCTTATGCACAAAATAATCTGGGTTGGTTTTATGAGTCTGGAAAAGGAGGCTTAGAAAAAGATGAAAAGAAAGCACTAGATCTTTATGAGGCAGCAGTAAAGCAAGGTTATGCCCAAGCTCAAAATAATTTAGGAGCCTTTTATGCGAAAGGTAAAGGTGGTTTAGATAAAGATGAAAAAAAGGCTTTAGACTTATATCAAAAAGCAGCCAATCAGAATAACTCTGATGCACAAAATAATTTAGGTCGGTTTCATGCTTCTGGAAAGGCAGGCTTAGAAAAAAATGAAGAAAAAGCGCGTCAATTATATGAAGCATCAGCACAACAAGGGAATATTGATGCCCAAGTAAATTTAGCATTGATGCATGCCAAAGGTGAAGGAGGGTTAAAAAAAGACGAAAAATTAGCTATAAATCTTTTAAAAGCATTGGTGGATAAAGACATAGCGCGTGCCCAGCTTGAGCTAGGCTTTGCTTATGAAAGAGCTTTATACGGATTGCCTAAAAATGAAGAAAAGGCAGTTGAGTTATATAAAAAATCAGCAAATCAAGGTTATGCTAATGCACAAAATAATTTAGGTTGGTTTTATGCTTCTGGAAAAGGAGGCTTAGAAAAAAATGAAAAGAAAGCTTTAGAGCTATATCAAAAAGCAGCCGATCAAGGCAATGCTATGGCACAAGCTAATTTAGGTGAGTTCTACGAGTATGGTAAAGCTGAACTAAAAAAAGATGAGTTAAAGGCATTGGAGTTATATAGGAAATCTGCAAGTCAAGAAAATGAAAAGGGGCAAGTTAGTTTGGCTTGGTTTTTTGAGGATGATAAAGCTGGTTTAGAAAAAGATGAAAAACAGGCGCTTAATTGGTATAAGAAAGCAGCAGATCAAGGAAACGCTCGCGCTCAGAGAGCAATAGGTTGGGCTTACCGATATGGAAAGTTAGGCCTTAAACCAGATAGCTTACAAGCATTAGATTTATTTCAAAAAGCAGCAGATCAGAATGATGCAAGAGCTATATATGAGTTAGGTTTAATGCATGAAGAAGGTGAGGGAGTAAGTGAAAATGCTTCAAAGGCTATCGAGCTTTATACTGAGGCAGCTAATCTAGGAAGTAGTTCAGCCCAGCTTAAATTAGGTACGATTTATGATTACGGAACTACAGGCGTGAAAGAAAATTTAGATACTGCCAAAAAATGGTATAAATTGGCTGCAGATCAGAATAATAATGTAGCTCAAAATAATTTAGGGATTCTTTACTATCGTAAAGAACTTAACAAAGAAGATGCTATTATGTGGCTTAAAAAAGCTGCTGAAGCCGGAAATATTTCATCTCAGAATAGTTTAGCTATAATTTATGAAGAGCAAGGCGATATTGACTCTGCAATGGAGTGGTATTTAAAAGCTAAAAAGTTAGGAGATAGCTATGCAGGTGATAATTTGCAAAGATTGATTGATTCTCAGAGTAAGCCTGTTATTAAGGAGGTAGTCCGCACAGTAGTAGATTGTTCTAGTGGCAATTGTGATAAGAAAAGAGAGGTAGTCAAAGCACCTGAGGCAGCAACGCCACAAGATTACACTCATACGCACCCTGCTGTTCCCGGATGTACTGGGGCAACCACCCATGCACACCCCTATACAGACCCTAATCACACTCATAACTATAAATGCCGATAA